One genomic window of Diospyros lotus cultivar Yz01 chromosome 8, ASM1463336v1, whole genome shotgun sequence includes the following:
- the LOC127808670 gene encoding uncharacterized protein LOC127808670, translating to MEQQSSTKKGKTLLSFFRKRDHHTSESTSIDDVQNRSSEFTPISSSLSPEIELSPSSNPECQWSSCIERDPGKRKQICEYPINARDEIRRAYLLAGSYQPLLLNYKKTTFGNQRRSFQKNWFNQFRWLEYSPSEDKAYCFYCFLFLNDGHSSNISTLAIVGFDNWKRINQGNKCVFLTHVGSSPSSPHLNCVIMAKDLMNSSQHIERVIHSQTKEKSQKNRLSLRASVIAVKLLALQGCAFRGHDESSSSLNRGNFIQMLKTFGQLSMEVDKVILDNAPKNAQYIAPNIQKDILHIMANRVRQMIREDVGDERFCIFMDEAKDESNREQLAIILRFVNSCGILTVRFFAIKSVSNTTSLNLKNEISDILTRHDLQLSKMRSQEYDGANNMRGTWNELQALFLRDYPYAYYVHCFAHRLQLALISAAKDVSVIWEFFSHLDNVINIINSSSQRISELQNAQRKEVEHMLSIGERESGSGANQIGNLQCAGTTRWSSHYDSVKSMISMYSATCKVLEYLKVHCSKASSLHVLNLCSICF from the coding sequence atGGAACAACAATCTTCTacgaagaaaggaaaaacattgttatcttttttcagAAAGAGAGATCATCATACTAGTGAAAGTACTTCAATTGATGATGTGCAAAATCGATCTAGTGAATTTACACCAATTTCTTCAAGTTTATCtcctgaaattgaactttctccaTCTTCAAATCCTGAATGTCAATGGTCTTCTTGTATTGAACGGGATCCggggaaaagaaaacaaatttgtgaaTATCCTATTAATGCACGGGATGAGATTAGACGGGCATATCTACTAGCTGGGTCATATCAACCATTACTTTTGAATTACAAGAAGACCACTTTTGGAAATCAACGTCGGAGTTTTCAGAAAAATTGGTTCAATCAATTTAGGTGGTTAGAATATTCACCTTCCGAAGACAAGGCATATTGTTTCTACTGTTTTCTATTTCTGAATGATGGtcattcatcaaatatttcGACGTTGGCTATTGTGGGATTTGACAATTGGAAGAGGATTAACCAAggaaataaatgtgtttttcttaCTCATGTTGGTTCTTCACCTTCGTCGCCCCACTTGAATTGTGTGATAATGGCTAAAGATTTAATGAATTCGTCTCAACATATTGAAAGGGTaattcattcacaaacaaaagaaaaatctcaaaaaaatcGCTTGAGCCTAAGGGCTTCAGTTATAGCTGTCAAGTTACTAGCACTTCAAGGTTGTGCCTTTAGAGGTCACGAtgaatcttcatcttcattgaATCGTggaaattttattcaaatgcttAAGACTTTTGGACAATTGAGTATGGAAGTTGATAAAGTTATATTAGATAATGCTCCGAAAAATGCTCAATATATTGCTCCAAATATTCAGAAGGATATTTTGCATATTATGGCTAATAGAGTACGACAGATGATTCGTGAGGATGTTGGAGATGAAcgcttttgtatttttatggaTGAAGCAAAAGATGAATCTAATCGAGAGCAATTGGCCATTATTTTAAGGTTTGTGAATAGTTGTGGTATTTTGACAGTACGTTTTTTTGCAATCAAAAGCGTTAGTAACACCACGTCCTTAAACCTAAAAAATGAGATTTCTGATATTCTTACTCGACACGACCTTCAACTTAGCAAAATGAGAAGTCAAGAATATGATGGTGCTAATAATATGCGTGGTACTTGGAATGAACTTCAAGCTTTATTTCTTAGAGATTATCCATATGCATATTATGTTCATTGCTTTGCACATAGGTTACAACTGGCATTGATTTCTGCAGCTAAGGATGTCAGTGTTATTTGGGAATTCTTTTCTCATTTGGATAAtgttatcaatattattaattcttcttctcaGCGCATTAGTGAGTTGCAAAATGCTCAAAGAAAAGAAGTTGAGCATATGTTGAGTATTGGAGAGCGTGAGTCTGGAAGTGGAGCCAATCAAATAGGTAATTTGCAATGTGCTGGAACAACACGTTGGAGTTCCCATTATGATTCTGTAAAAAGCATGATAAGCATGTATTCTGCAACTTGCAAGGTGCTTGAATATCTTAAAGTTCATTGTTCAAAAGCAAGTTCTTTGCATGTTTTAAATTTGTGTTCAATTtgcttttaa